A DNA window from Coffea arabica cultivar ET-39 chromosome 6c, Coffea Arabica ET-39 HiFi, whole genome shotgun sequence contains the following coding sequences:
- the LOC140007962 gene encoding indole-3-pyruvate monooxygenase YUCCA2-like: MEDCVISTKEVEGKRVHDLFQAKMMSRSTRRRLWVPGSVIVGAGPSGLATAACLKEKGIPSLILERANCIASLWQHKTYDRLRLHLPKNFCELPLLPFPKDFPTYPTKQQFISYLESYAKHFDLEPAYNNTVVSAEFDEGCGFWRVRTGVGLKGDQETEYVCQWLIVATGENAEEIVPDFEGMDKFLGPVVHTSSYRRGDCFQGKSVLVVGCGNSGMEVSLDLCNHNACPSLVVRDSVHVLPQEMLGRSTFGLAMQLLEWFPVRLVDRFLLVISRIMLGNTAQLGLPRPKIGPLELKSITGKTPVLDVGTLAQIRTGKIKVVRGIKRLMRNAVEFVDGMVENFDAIILATGYRSTAPAWLKGKNLSSEEDGFPSKPFPDGWKGHNGLYAVGFTKRGLLGTSMDARRIAEDIEKQWKVRAVQFQGLC; the protein is encoded by the exons ATGGAGGACTGCGTCATCAGTACTAAAGAagttgaaggaaaaagagttcaTGATCTTTTCCAAGCGAAGATGATGTCAAGATCAACGAGAAGAAGACTCTGGGTACCAGGATCAGTCATAGTCGGTGCTGGCCCTTCTGGACTTGCCACGGCTGCTTGTCTTAAAGAAAAAGGGATTCCAAGCTTAATACTTGAAAGGGCCAATTGCATTGCTTCTCTGTGGCAGCATAAGACTTACGACCGACTCCGACTCCACCTTCCCAAGAACTTCTGCGAGCTGCCTCTTTTACCCTTTCCAAAGGATTTTCCCACTTATCCAACCAAGCAACAGTTCATTTCCTACCTGGAATCGTACGCCAAACATTTCGACTTGGAGCCTGCATATAACAACACGGTTGTGAGTGCAGAATTTGACGAGGGATGCGGGTTTTGGCGGGTTAGGACAGGCGTGGGACTAAAAGGGGATCAGGAGACTGAATATGTATGCCAATGGTTAATTGTTGCCACGGGCGAAAATGCAGAAGAGATAGTACCGGATTTTGAAGGGATGGACAAGTTTTTAGGGCCTGTTGTACATACAAGCTCGTATAGACGTGGGGATTGTTTTCAAGGGAAGTCAGTTTTGGTGGTTGGATGCGGGAACTCAGGCATGGAAGTCAGTTTGGATCTCTGCAACCATAATGCTTGCCCATCCCTTGTGGTCAGGGATTCC GTGCACGTCTTGCCTCAGGAGATGCTTGGGAGATCAACGTTTGGACTGGCGATGCAGTTGCTCGAGTGGTTCCCCGTCAGGCTAGTTGATCGATTTTTACTTGTAATATCTCGGATTATGCTAGGAAATACGGCACAACTAGGTCTCCCCCGACCAAAGATTGGGCCCCTGGAACTCAAAAGCATTACCGGGAAGACTCCTGTATTGGATGTTGGGACACTTGCCCAGATTAGAACTGGAAAAATAAAG GTGGTCCGGGGAATAAAGAGATTAATGCGTAATGCAGTCGAATTTGTTGATGGGATGGTTGAGAACTTTGATGCCATCATCTTAGCGACAGGTTATAGAAGTACTGCACCAGCCTGGTTGAAG GGGAAGAATTTGTCCTCGGAGGAAGATGGCTTCCCCAGCAAACCATTCCCCGATGGGTGGAAAGGTCATAATGGTTTATATGCCGTGGGATTCACCAAGCGTGGTCTACTTGGCACGTCAATGGATGCCAGGAGGATTGCGGAGGACATCGAGAAACAGTGGAAGGTGAGGGCTGTGCAATTCCAGGGCCTTTGCTAA